From one Myxococcales bacterium genomic stretch:
- a CDS encoding formylglycine-generating enzyme family protein, protein MKKNKYSILLLLLFIMTIIACNELSDDDDNDDNDNDNDNDDNDNDDNDNNDDDSTDIVDANGITWKFIPGGEFMMGCSPNDEMCSSDEKPAHKIILSSFRMSETEITYEQYRLGTGDLGIWDPCMNCGVRSLTWYDANEFCEQVGGRLPTEAEWEYAARGGTTTRYYCGDDPFCLGDIAWFDWNGREQHPVKEKDPNQYGLYDMLGNMEEFVADYYYDDYYQESPVTNPSGPENGSNVVIRGGYYGSSENGLRVSRRDRVSGRDFICDDLVTIRCVMEVQ, encoded by the coding sequence ATGAAAAAGAATAAATATTCCATATTGTTGCTACTCTTATTCATCATGACAATCATTGCTTGTAATGAGCTAAGCGACGATGATGACAATGACGATAATGACAATGACAATGACAATGATGATAACGACAACGATGACAATGATAACAACGATGACGACAGCACCGACATTGTTGATGCAAATGGAATAACCTGGAAGTTTATTCCGGGTGGTGAATTCATGATGGGCTGCTCCCCGAACGACGAAATGTGCTCTTCCGATGAAAAGCCGGCGCATAAGATAATCCTATCTTCATTTCGTATGTCGGAAACGGAAATAACCTATGAACAATATCGTCTTGGTACAGGCGATCTGGGAATATGGGATCCCTGCATGAATTGTGGCGTTAGGTCGCTTACATGGTATGACGCAAATGAATTTTGCGAGCAAGTTGGCGGTCGTTTGCCTACTGAGGCTGAATGGGAATATGCGGCTAGAGGGGGGACGACAACTCGATACTATTGTGGCGATGATCCGTTCTGTTTGGGAGATATTGCTTGGTTTGATTGGAATGGACGAGAGCAACATCCGGTAAAAGAAAAAGACCCGAATCAATATGGGCTATATGACATGCTTGGCAATATGGAAGAATTTGTAGCAGATTATTACTATGATGATTATTATCAAGAAAGTCCAGTTACTAATCCAAGCGGCCCGGAAAATGGAAGTAATGTAGTTATCCGCGGCGGTTATTATGGAAGTTCCGAAAATGGTTTGCGTGTTTCTCGTCGAGACCGCGTTTCAGGAAGGGATTTTATTTGCGACGATCTGGTCACAATTCGATGTGTGATGGAAGTTCAATAA